The following proteins come from a genomic window of bacterium:
- a CDS encoding proline dehydrogenase family protein, whose protein sequence is MSASASEQPGTENAARDEANPSRGQQSVSSSQAAPPKNDTFPHPHVIPTAPGASARTYQTTIRVLNKLFLPAFKIWVAGEKIDDAIKETKKLNARHPKATAIINFLGEHYTQDWKVLRTVNEYMRAIGRISDSRVRASISLKPSQMGFDLPENGPSTAERNMTAIVEAAAKRGIFAWIDMEHTGYTDFTVVTYREWLRTMSNVGIVLQANLKRTMADLRTLCTLDRGEYPNPAKIRLCKGIYKEPPEVSFTQKPDVNRNFGELIEYLISEAPQDVWAAVASHDDVYTDLGIKLNAARPHAFFEVQMLRGVRPELQTELMERDIQLAVYTPYGEDSLPYSFRRATRANNLTATVIRSLLSGIYKKVYQK, encoded by the coding sequence ATGAGCGCATCCGCCAGCGAACAGCCGGGAACCGAAAATGCAGCGCGCGACGAAGCCAACCCGTCGCGCGGGCAGCAATCCGTTTCAAGCTCCCAGGCCGCGCCGCCGAAAAACGACACGTTTCCCCATCCTCACGTGATTCCGACCGCGCCCGGCGCGTCCGCGCGCACATACCAGACGACGATCCGCGTTTTAAACAAGCTCTTTCTCCCCGCGTTCAAAATCTGGGTAGCGGGCGAAAAGATCGACGACGCCATTAAAGAAACGAAAAAACTCAACGCGCGGCACCCGAAGGCGACCGCGATAATCAACTTCCTCGGCGAGCATTACACCCAGGACTGGAAAGTGCTTCGGACGGTCAACGAATACATGCGCGCGATAGGGCGAATCTCGGACAGCCGCGTTCGCGCCAGCATCAGCCTCAAGCCGAGCCAGATGGGATTCGACCTGCCGGAAAACGGCCCCTCGACCGCGGAGCGCAACATGACCGCGATTGTCGAAGCCGCGGCGAAGCGCGGAATTTTCGCGTGGATCGACATGGAGCACACGGGATACACCGACTTCACCGTCGTCACCTACCGCGAATGGCTGCGGACGATGTCGAACGTCGGAATCGTCCTCCAGGCGAATCTGAAGCGGACGATGGCCGACCTGCGCACGCTTTGCACGCTCGACCGCGGCGAGTATCCGAATCCCGCGAAAATCCGGCTCTGCAAGGGGATTTACAAGGAGCCGCCGGAAGTGAGCTTCACGCAAAAGCCGGACGTGAACCGCAATTTCGGCGAGCTTATCGAGTATTTGATAAGCGAGGCGCCGCAGGACGTTTGGGCGGCCGTCGCGAGCCACGACGACGTTTACACCGACCTGGGAATCAAGCTGAATGCCGCGCGGCCGCACGCGTTCTTCGAGGTGCAGATGCTCCGCGGAGTTCGCCCGGAGCTGCAAACCGAGCTTATGGAACGCGACATCCAGCTGGCGGTGTATACGCCGTACGGCGAGGACAGCCTGCCCTACTCGTTCCGGCGCGCGACGCGGGCGAACAACCTGACGGCGACCGTCATCCGCAGCCTGCTTTCGGGGATATATAAAAAGGTGTACCAGAAGTGA
- a CDS encoding LmeA family phospholipid-binding protein, translating into MGCLNKLAGCIGTIIIILAIIAAILYFWLVPQLSGKIEDGLRKKLMLGPSATVEIQDTGIIAMSQGRIEKVVVDAPEARVNDYVVKNLKFDAEGLKFDLIKTAFMGDPVIDTLGEGELSFDVPADTLASVWKESASKIGVSDFKLTLSPKDSEVGLEGKWKISWLNKEFPFSAKAKLSVRGGSLIFFEIPEIQVGDLKVGLDRLKDGISKISPRIDLGDYKVKLDINDISITNSGIHIEAHAEEAEAESSNSK; encoded by the coding sequence ATGGGCTGCCTAAACAAACTCGCGGGATGCATCGGAACGATAATCATCATCCTCGCGATTATCGCGGCGATACTTTATTTCTGGCTCGTACCGCAGCTTTCCGGAAAAATAGAAGACGGGCTTAGAAAAAAGCTTATGCTCGGCCCGTCGGCGACCGTCGAGATACAGGACACCGGAATAATCGCGATGTCGCAGGGCCGTATCGAAAAGGTCGTCGTGGACGCGCCCGAGGCGCGGGTGAACGATTACGTCGTCAAGAACCTCAAGTTCGACGCGGAGGGTCTCAAGTTCGACCTGATCAAGACCGCGTTCATGGGCGACCCGGTGATAGATACGCTGGGAGAGGGCGAACTTTCGTTCGACGTGCCCGCGGACACGCTGGCGTCCGTATGGAAGGAATCCGCGTCAAAGATCGGCGTGAGCGATTTCAAACTGACGCTGTCGCCCAAGGACTCCGAAGTCGGTCTCGAAGGAAAGTGGAAGATATCCTGGCTGAACAAGGAGTTCCCGTTCAGCGCGAAGGCGAAGCTGTCGGTGCGCGGGGGAAGCCTGATATTTTTCGAGATTCCGGAAATCCAGGTGGGCGACCTGAAAGTGGGGCTCGACCGGCTGAAGGACGGCATATCCAAAATCAGCCCGCGGATCGACCTGGGCGACTACAAGGTGAAGCTGGACATAAACGACATTTCGATCACAAACAGCGGAATCCACATCGAGGCGCACGCGGAAGAGGCGGAAGCGGAATCTTCCAACAGCAAATAG